In Dendropsophus ebraccatus isolate aDenEbr1 chromosome 13, aDenEbr1.pat, whole genome shotgun sequence, the sequence tccccatagaaaacctctcctgctctggacagttcctgtctcgggcaaagatggcagcagagagcactgtgtcagacttaaaataaaacatttcctgcatgacatacagcagctgataagtgtgggaagacttgagatttttttttaatagaagtaaattacaaatctttataactttctgacaccagttgatttgaaataaaaagattttcactggacaacccatttaatgcTTCCTCTAACATGTTGATGGGAAATGACAACCACTTGGCTCAGTGGGCATTTTCTGCAAGGTCGATGTATCAAAAGGCAGCACGAAGGAGCAGGGACCAGCAGCTGTAAAAATGATAGCTGAGGAGGATAGTGATAGTGAGTATCAGATGCAGAGGGAGGCAGCACTTCCAACAAATTGTTTACATGGGCGAATGGATTCTTTTTCTCCTCTGGAATACCACTATTCTGAATACGCTTTTTTTTTTACGCATTAAACAGAGggcagtgtcaacccagccttacTGCAGTGAAGAGGACATTGGGCTCTAGCACATACTGCAGCTAGGGTGCAAAAAGTGGCATTTAATTAGCCAAGTACCATAGTAAGCGTGGTAATTTATGATGGAGCAGTTATtctgtttaagaaaaaaaaaaaatattaccaaCCTACCAAACCACTGCCTTTCCACCACCGATACTTGCAATATGTTGAAGGAGACCACATTCAATCAGCCAGTCCTATCTGAAAACATCTGCCTATATACCACTAAGCATCACTGCAACCTACAGGGCCCAATGccatccttaaagaggacctgtcaccccccgtgccggggtgacaggctcctgaccccctgctagatccccctatactcacctaatcgcgccgggtcccgcttcctgatgcagtCGGGTaacagagatttcagctcccaaAGCCCAGCgtgcgcgcacacagcagagtccgacgctcatagagaatgaatggggagtccaggGCATAGGAGTCcggagaatgacggagcatcggactccccattcattctctatgggcatcggactctcctgtgaccgcgcgtgccgggctttgggagctgaaatctctgacccgaccgcatcaggaagcgggacccggcgcgattggttaagtatagggcgctctaacgggggggtcgggagcctgtcaccccggcacggggggtgacaggtatgctttaagtcTGGATGTTCTCCACTTCAACCAGTTAAGCTGTCTGCTGGCACTTGACCACCACCAAGAGAGATGCAAGGAATTTAGTACATGTGTTTTATGTATTTACCGGTCACTGTTGGGCAAACATATATAATATCATAGAAAATAATCATACTCCACACATACCTCATTAAAAAAAtacttctgttttatttttaatttctccCCCACCAAATAAGCAGACAGTGGATAATATACATACTTGTATTTCTGAAAGAAGTTTGGAGCATCAAAAAGTTTGGACCAATCTGCTTTACCCAGCAAGATCTCATCTGTGATGGCCAATCCTGGAGGGAGAATAGTTAAAGCGTAAAtataatttaagtagccaaaaaatgaaatttctcagaTAAAAAgaccacgtgttaccctttagaaagagccctaaactgtgtttatagcatgtacgctcgctgagatttccccagttgtttggctcagaagaataaatgaatttttctcctggctgactgaaagtgggcgtggcctatccctcatcttccTGGCTGCGACCCTCCATCCACTGACCAGAACCTTAGCAGATGCAATTACACACAGTGGCATCAGAtcgagccccagcatacagtatcacacagtaagattagatacagagccccagtagatggtatcacacacagttgGATTAGATATAGTCATCTGCTCTCCCAACACTGTAGGATATcatcagccatggaggtgggggcacctcgTGCAGACATCTGATTGTAAATGTTATAtttactatggaaggactacagctgtgttgtgctgggacttgtagtcctctcctcagtgactcacccactgtccctcatgcagtacattggagtcatggctggcatgtccctcCTGGTTGAAGCACTGGGTACTTATCCCTTCATCCAGcacctcccctgcgctgctcctcacacacaacaccctcagctctgctaagtcccttctgtgaggggagggggagggggaggaggttttgtttctgtctgtgtcagggtTCTTATCTGATGCTCCTGtgagagtccgtacactcaggacggatctccagggaggggcgtgtccagcaggatggTAGAAATAACACAGAGGCAAACACAGCtctgagggtatattcacacgaacggactcacagcgagattctcgctgcgagtccggcaggtcctggtagttcccacacactatatactcgctgcggtctgaacaacctcagcgagtatgtaattctaccaccCTTAAcctcttctgctcccgcccggctcccccgctgtaagcatacattacctctcttcgCTGCACgtgtccggcgtcctgctctcccgtccggccaatcagtggctgcggctgggcaacacactgatcggccggacgggagagcagtccgtttgtgtgaatataccctgaggggacattcagcttcatgtatttaaaaaaactgttcattttaatttattaatgtattttgcaaaaattcttatgacctaagctaacaaactgaatggtcaaaatattttatagttacgctttaaaatagAATATGTGCCTTTATGTGTTTCTAAATAGGAAATTCAGATTGTCGTTCTGACTATGGATGGAAAGGGAATCATAACTGCTAGAACCTTGAGTTAGTGGGAAAAGGAGAATCATTTGGTTCTCATACATAATCTGCATGTACCTTGCTTGAATTCTTCTACCATAACCATTCGGGTGGAAACAGACACATTGTAGGtagaattctgctgcggataggCTGGTGTGATGATGGGCATGAGGTGGTATCTGTCACTGGGATTCACCttcataaacataaaaaaacaagactTAACATTTGCATTATAGGAACAGAGTAGTATTTAGGTGTTTAAAAAGAGTAcctttagggcctgttcacactacagaatcggcaccAAAATTCTgtgcgaaccccccccccccccccgcgcagacTTGCCGCCACATACTGCCTTCTATCTATTTCAATGGGAGGGCTCTGCTCGAAGAGCCCACACATAGAAGATATGAATTGGCGCCGAGTCTCTGCGCGCGTGTGTGGTGGGGGTAGGGGTGGGGGGGTTGAGTTGggtttccatagtgtgaacgggtcatttgaagaaaagaaacaaaaaaaaaaaaaaaaacaacaaaaacaaaatgtcacagagtcaaaagttttgattggttgaggtctgagtgttcagactgcaacGGACCAAAAGAACCAGCGTGGAAACAACTATGCTGCTGTGTGCTCCTCTACCCACTGAGTTTGTGTGAGCAGGACACCTCCGCACACTTTCATTATGAGGCCGTCCAGGTCACATGAGAGAGCCTAAGCACACTGAGCGCGGACTTCTCCCACCTCATTTTCCTGATCTGTCACAGGCTGAACTCTCAAACCCCAACTGaattaaacttttgacatgtcctaacaacaggtatgctttaaggtGTATTGTATGCAGAGTCCTTGATTTCTATGAGCAGCATTAAAATAGAAGGATTAAAGCCTACCCTTTGGCATGTCAGAGGCTGGTGAGCTATGCTGCATAGCTCGTCATTGCATTGTGCCTCTAGAAAACCCTTCTAAGTTTTAAATCATGCATTACTGATACTGACCCTTGGATCCCACACAGGTAAATTAAGGTTACACTCTTCAGGCTGCTTTAACAAAACTGGATTTGGCCATTCCctgcattaaaaaagaaaaaaaagtcagagcatACTATAATAATAAACTCATGAATGGATAGATttatttgtattgtattataAACAACTTCTTATGAAACTTAGGAAAACTGTATAGTCATTTATACCAGGCAGATTTTTTTGTCAACTATAGGTTATTGGTGACGTACGCAACTATGAAGCATGCTGTTCCATAAATTTGAGGTATACAGAAAATGTATGCCGAACTGCAGTGTGATCACAGCATGCCACAAATGCACCAACATCATTTTAAACTCACCATTTGGAAAATACCAGGAAAAATTTATGGACAAGCGTAGATGCTATAGCATTGGGATACAACTGGCATGTTCTTGCTACCAACATAGCCCAGGACACGCCACCAAGAAATCCTAGGATGTTGGAATATATATTATGGCCTACAGAAAAGAAAACATAGGTATTAGAGTTGCCAGGATGTGTCAGTGAAGTAACACGGAGCTTTGCTGGGTATCTTACGCTTGGCCCATAGCTTGATTGCTCTCAAAGTTAACCTGAAGTTATCAATGTTCGGTACTAAATGGAGGATTTCATCAGTTACTCTGCaacctgaaaaagaaaaaaaaatttgatataaaataaaatacaaaagcaAATGTGATCAATTctaggagtaaaaaaaaataaaattttggtTATCACAACAAGGACAAAATTATCAGAGTAGGACACTAGAAACGTCTGCTTTATCAATACATTTCTATTTCTATACCCTTGCTGGAGAATGTCAAGAGAATTATTATGGGAAAGCAATATCCTTTACAGAGCAGTTACCATTAAGACTCCTTATACATCTTATGTCTAAATTCTTCAGCAGGCTATCATCTCGTAGGTCCAAATCCTCTGGAATTGTCTGAAGTGCAAGTCTTGCAAATAAAATATCAATCTGAAAGACAAAATGattcaggatttaaaaaaaaacaaaacatagcctttttcttgcaaaaacagccccccccccccatcctctagaCCTGAGCCGCCGTAGTTTTTAATACTTTAGGTGGGTTCAATGGGCATAATGGACTGAATGCAATTTACTGTGACTTATGTTTGgtctatatattaaatatatattatttcaGCACAGGACTGAATGACCAACGTTCATCTTTCTTAAAAATATTAGCAAACAACTTATGCAACAGACAACATAAAATGGTTACCTCTATCCCATCAAAGCAAAGCTTGATCACAGGTACAAAAGCTTCTTCCACAgcctattaaaaaataaaaacaaaacaaaacactgaaATGACCACAATATAAAGTGTCCTAAAACAACATGGTTTAGAAGCAGAGAACAGAACCTAGTCTTGCACATTTTTCAGTGGCAAACAAAGATACCAACTCCATTATTTTATTCATAAATTATCATCCATTTACACACAGCGGCCATATAATGCAGCTTGTAAACACAAAGTTTGTCTTCAGCCAAAAATAAAgagctttaatggtgcgttcacacctacaggatctgcagctgattttctgcagcagatttcatttaaataactgaacacagcatcaaatctgctgcagatcagctgcagatcctgtaggtgtgaacgcaccattaagaaggAATGGTCAGTGCATAATGCAGGAGCACATAAAAGGAGTCAGATAAGTGAAGagcaatgcaattttttttctctaatataTACAACAAAGATTCTAAATTTCACTTGTACTGGTGATCTATTGAAAGGGTAGAAACTGACATAGAAAGGAGTGTTCCCAGAAGAAACAAAGATAGGAGAACAGCCTCCACACAAACTATGTAAATAAAGGGGAAGCttaacattttgttttatttcttGAAGGCTTTCATGTGAATGAAGTCATCCCAAAAGCACAGCCAAGACTTGCGGCCAGTGAGAAAAATACGCAATGAACTGGTGACACAAATATATCTTCAAGGCTTGAACCATTATAATAATTAACAATTTACAGGCAGAGGTTAAAATGTGGGCCGCACTTACCCGAAGGTCCTTTACTTCATCTTGCAGCTTCAATTTAtcataaaaggaagaaaaaaagtcGCTTCTGTCGACATGTCTGGGTGCCACACACAATGCATCGATATCAGCACCTGCAAACAGACAGATTCCATGTttcatgaaaaataaataaataaatgcaatatACATTTAACAGGATTAATGATTAAAGCTCCTTGCTTTTAGTGGcaaaattaaagtgacactgtcaccccctttgtgcattctgacatctctacacaggtgtaaagggtaaatttagcggttttcataccttattttatatcatacgtcatggtgcttgttcaagtaaaaagtcatcttttatcaactgcagattgtgttaagtgggtggggcctcgcgacattagcaccacttagccccgcccacaacaccacagttggcccgccCCTCTCGCCAGCCATTGGAaaaggctggccgaaaggtctagaccccacccccttttcgtcagccaaccaatgggcgtcaatggGGCAGGGCCAACGataccgttgtgggcggggctaagtgtcgctaatgccacgaggccacacccactttatacaatctgcagttgatataaggacactttttacttaacaagcaccatgacgtatgatatgaaataaggtatgaaaaacgctaaatttaccctttacacctgtgtagagatgacagaatgcacaaagggggtgacagtgtcactaagtCCAATGATCATCCCCCGaagattaaaggccctattatctTTATTATACAGGACAATATCTGCCTGATACTGCCTGATTAGGAAGATGTCGCTGATGgcatattgctccatgtaatacaaGGTGTGCAGTGGGCGGCCGATGAAACAGTATACAGAACATAATAAAGTAATACATACATGTCTACGCTCCCCGGCGTCTTCCTGGCTTCTTCTCGCTCACCGCAGCTGCAACTGAAGCGTCTAAGGCGTCTCTAAATTAACAGGCTGCTCAACAAATcattggctgtggtgctgtcctgtctggCCAGTGATTGAGAGGCCTGTTAATTCAGAGATGTGTCAGCGGTAGCTGCGGTGAGAAGCCGGGAGGACACCCAGGAACAAAGACATGTATTACTTTATcattttctatatacacagcaagggTGCACatacatcactaacaatatactgtatacacaggcctTGCTGTATGATCACAGAGCTGTGTAAAAGGCTCGTTAAGCGATCGCCGATCTAGCAGACTGCCGCTTGCTTACAGCTactatcgggccatgtaatacggccctaatgtAAGAAACGACCTGGTACTTAGGATAGGGTAGATCCACTGTAGAAATGTATGTACCTTTTGTATGGACGCCCAATCTGTATGACCCAAAAGTAAAAATCTTGCCTCCGACATTCTCAATTACAGACTGTGGTAAATtctgaaggggaaaaaaacaaaaccttagaAACAGAAAATGCTATTATATATAATTAAGTGTATGAAGGCTTTGATCCTGAAGACatccattaaaaaaacaacattttacccCATCACTTCTATCTATACTATACTTACTTTCCCACAGATCagcctcctctctgctgccaatcAGACAAGTTTATAATGCAATGCAAATACAATAAAGAGAGATCAAAGCTGGGGGGGGATGGAGTTAAATAGTTTCGGAGATCTTTTGAAAAATAGAGCATAGTGACTGGAAACGCCTTTAACTGAAAGGGGacctgtccccccagctgccggggtgaagcccgcccgaccccctggtggagccccttatacttaccccttcctcgaagtcccggtcccagACCCCATCCCGCCGTCGAGAAAATGCCAGTCTGAAGCCATGCgtgcgctcatcagagatgagtctgacgcccattgagaatgactgctccagcaCGCACGGCTTCCGACAGGCATTTCAGAGCGGCGGGACAGGGTCCGGCGGGCTTCCCCCGGCAGCTGGGGTATTCAAGTGGCTCTTGTCAACATCTAAGAAAGCATCTGACAATGCCTGTTAAACCTCAAGTCTGTTCTTAGTATGTAAGAAGGAGGTGAACAAGTGGGATATTGGAGATTTATCATACACTATTGAGGCCTATTTGGGGGACCGCCGAGCTGTTGGTTTCTGAATAATTATATGAGACACAAAGTGTTATGTATATCcttcaataaaacataaaaaaaaaaccttctatcTGTCACCTTACCTTCAGTTCACTGATCTCACGAATCCATTCTTTAACCAAATTGTTCAGTTTCCCCAAAATTAAAATTCTGTAGGggagagtaaaaaaaattttaaattctcTACCAGGGTGATGTAACAGTGTGCGTATGTGACAACCACCACCACAGGCATAATGCATGGTGTGATATTGTGCTGACTACGTGCCCGTATAAAGTGTCCAAACAGATAACTGTTTATTTAAAGCTGTGTACACATTGGCTTTTTAAACAATGCATGACTAATAAGGATTTATAATAGATCTGCTTATAATGGGATCTGCAATGTTTTCTTATTTCTGGATAACTAGAGTACTGCAGGCTACGCTCCTCTACAGGTCAGTGCCATTAAAAATAGCAAAACCCACAGGGCACGGATGTCAGTGTCAGCACAGCAATTCTCACCTCCTCTGtaattcctcctcttcttcaaaCACACCAAAAGGCTTCAACGTGTCTATGAGTTTCTGTGTGAGGGTGCAATCCAATTCCTTAGGAGCCGCTAAGCTGATCGGGGATGTGATGCCATAGTTCTTCTGGGCTTGCTGCTGTGTTCCCTGGTTTGCCAGTGGACTAAAGCAAAGGAAGATTGATAAATAAACTTAGCGAGTAGAGCAAGGGAAacgttttataataaaaaaaacaactgatctAACAACtgatctaagggtagcttcacacgggcgggctcgcagcgagattctcgctgcgagcccggcaggtcctgtcagtttccataaactacatacttgctgcggaccgcagcgagtatgtaattgtaccgcgcttaaccccttctactcccgcccggctcccccgctgtaagcagcatacattacctgtccttgctgcacgggtccggcgtcctgctctcccgcccggccaatcagtggctgcggctgggcaacacactaattggccggacgggagagcaggacgccggacccgagcagcaaggacaggtaatgtatgctgcttacagcgggggagccgggcgggagtagaaggggttaagcgcggtacaattacatactcgctgcggtccgcagcaagtatgtagtttatgggaactgccaggacctgccgggctcgcagcgagaatctcgctgcgagcccgcccgtgtgaagctaccctaacataGTACCTTGGTTACGGTAgttagtgtgtcctgtgtcattaTGCACATACAGAGGGGCTAATGACAGTTCACCAATATCAGAAAGGCAACCATAAACTTCTTGTTTCATCCGATCGGTGATCAGACACTTACTGCCTATTAATTGTCCAAAGTGGTAAAACCTCTTGAAACTTTAGATCCATtaacttctttaaaggggaactctggttggGAGGCCTTTTTTCACTATGTTCCCAGATGAGCTGGATGAAAGAAactacatccacttacctccctggttttaGCACTGGGGCCCTTAAGAGTCAGAGGCGGGACCCTGTTACAGCTGTGAAAGGCTGCTGAAATGctttcccctttaaggccctattacatggaactgtGTAGtaaaacacaatgatcagccgacatgaacgatcatatagcagcgatcgtctgcCGTAGCTCCATGGAATGGGAGCGGTGGAACAGaccactgctatatgctatgggttgCCTGgatgatcaagcgatcacccgggcagcccccagtAGCTCTCTGTGGAAAGCCC encodes:
- the PAPOLA gene encoding poly(A) polymerase alpha isoform X3, which gives rise to MPFPLANQGTQQQAQKNYGITSPISLAAPKELDCTLTQKLIDTLKPFGVFEEEEELQRRILILGKLNNLVKEWIREISELKNLPQSVIENVGGKIFTFGSYRLGVHTKGADIDALCVAPRHVDRSDFFSSFYDKLKLQDEVKDLRAVEEAFVPVIKLCFDGIEIDILFARLALQTIPEDLDLRDDSLLKNLDIRCIRSLNGCRVTDEILHLVPNIDNFRLTLRAIKLWAKRHNIYSNILGFLGGVSWAMLVARTCQLYPNAIASTLVHKFFLVFSKWEWPNPVLLKQPEECNLNLPVWDPRVNPSDRYHLMPIITPAYPQQNSTYNVSVSTRMVMVEEFKQGLAITDEILLGKADWSKLFDAPNFFQKYKHYIILLASAPTEKQHLEWVGLVESKIRILVGSLEKNEFITLAHVNPQSFPAPGENPEKEEFQTMWVIGLVFKKMENSENLSVDLTYDIQAFTDTVYRQAINSKMFEMDMKIAAMHVKRKRLHQLLPTHVLPKKKKHSMEGVKLVSLNDSLDLSMDSDNSMSVPSPTNATKTSPLNASGLSQGRHSPVVPVHSSATTAAADVTASPSNLSDTSWGNLNESIPGDTAMQPAISSTPKPVVSRVVTATRLVNQVSKPVTNTAAKLPSPVSSGAKRHSSSPMDESPKKTKLEEDDDDVCAATEVKDSQKVEMEVVKDQDGDVKSSSPVPGALPSTQRSSSTDLSDIPALPANPIPVIKNSIKLRLNR